The window CGCAAAGATCATTCAAATGGTTGAACTGGAGACGCTCGTCGTCTCGCAGAAACTGAGCAACCTCAACAAGATTCTCTGCGGACACCTGAATCCAGGGATCGATCGCTTCATGCACTGAAGATCCAACAACGGACTCGCCAAAACGCTCTGACAATAACTGATGAATACTTTGAATATCCATGTTTCACTCTTCCGGGGGTACAACGACTGGAGTGGACGAAACGGGTCAGAGGCTATTGCCCCGATACAGTCACTTGCGGCTTCAATCCACCAGTCTGGTCGGCAGCTTGAGCAGACTTCCTGACCAGAGCGCGAATCCAATCGAGATCTCCACGCTTCCAGACATAAGCAAAACCAACCAGCAGGACCCCAAAGAATACCAGGAGGTCAGCGAATCCCGTCCAACCAAGCTTCATGGCAGACTCAGCGCTAATCACATTTGCCGGCACCATTTGAGATGGATCAATATCAAGCAGTCGAGCGCTGAGATCTTCTCTTGCCTGATCACTCAAGCGGGTGTCCGCCAGCTGCATCGCACCACCGTAGACTGCAGCCCAGGGGAAAAAGAACGCCACTTCAACGTCAAAGATAATAAACAGCAAAGCCACCACGTAGAACCGCAGGTCGAACTGAATGTAACTCGACCCAATCGCAGGCTCACCGCATTCGTAAATGGAGTCTTTTTCGGGGGTTGGCAATTTAGGACGGAGAAGGCGACCAACCAGCAGCGGCAGAATCAGGAATGCCACGGCCAGTCCACCAAAAATCAAGAAATGGCCTACTAAGTCTGTCATCCCAAAACCCTTTATCGACCGACACGCGCCACAAAATTCCGGCTCACTATTCGCCAGCTTCACACAGAACCGTATCCAGAGGGAGACGATCCGATTCGCCACAAGGTCCGGCATGCCAGAACGCGAGAGACTGATCGCCTTCACGCCAACAAAACCAAACTCGATCCCCGTCGATTTCACCTGAGAAATCGACCACACCAGCCTCGGGACTGACCAGAACCCCACCCAGCTGGCTAAGCTCCCCAACAAATCCCTGCAGGCGAGATTCGTCCTGCAGCAATTCATCCTCCATCTGAAGAACTTCATCTTCGTAGACCGAAGAACCCTTCGATGGATATCGATCCCGAATGTCATTCAATCGGGAACGCCGGGAAGCAACATCTGCATGTAAAGAAATGATGTCCCGAACAATCAATCGAACGAGTGGCAATCGCTCATTCACTTCAGCAACCGTCAACACCGACTGGGAAACCACTGCCACACCCTCCCTCAGAAGCCTGTCAGCTGCACGGAAGAATCATGCACCGGAAGGAGTCTCAAATGGACTCTCTT is drawn from Planctomycetaceae bacterium and contains these coding sequences:
- a CDS encoding NADH-quinone oxidoreductase subunit A, which gives rise to MTDLVGHFLIFGGLAVAFLILPLLVGRLLRPKLPTPEKDSIYECGEPAIGSSYIQFDLRFYVVALLFIIFDVEVAFFFPWAAVYGGAMQLADTRLSDQAREDLSARLLDIDPSQMVPANVISAESAMKLGWTGFADLLVFFGVLLVGFAYVWKRGDLDWIRALVRKSAQAADQTGGLKPQVTVSGQ
- a CDS encoding DUF2203 domain-containing protein codes for the protein MVSQSVLTVAEVNERLPLVRLIVRDIISLHADVASRRSRLNDIRDRYPSKGSSVYEDEVLQMEDELLQDESRLQGFVGELSQLGGVLVSPEAGVVDFSGEIDGDRVWFCWREGDQSLAFWHAGPCGESDRLPLDTVLCEAGE